The genome window GTCGTCGTTACCGGACTCCAGCGGGTCCGCCCCAACATGAAGGTCAAGCCGGAGCCGATGACTCCGCCCGCCTCGGCCGCCGAGACCGCCTCGCAGCAGCCGTCTCCTGCCGACACGAAGAAGCCGGGCGCCGAGTCGCCGCCCGCGATCCAGACGGTGCGCGCGGGCGAGGGAGCTCCGCCGGCCGTTCCGCGAGCCCCGTAGCATCGCCGTCGTCATTCGCGGTGCGGTCGCATCGGAGGTCTTTGCGTGTTGTCCCGCTTCTTCATCGCCCGGCCGATCTTCGCGACCGTCATCTCGATCCTGTTCACGCTGGCGGGCGGGATCGCGGTCTTCTATCTGCCGATCGCGCAGTACCCCCCCGTCGCGCCGCCGACGGTCCAGGTCGACTGCAACTATCCCGGGGCGAGCTCCAAGGTCGTCGCCGAGACCGTCGCCGCCACGATCGAGCAGCAGGTCAACGGCGTGCAGGACATGCTCTATATGTCCTCGCAGTCGACGAGCGACGGCTCCTACACGCTAACCGTCACCTTCAAGCCGGGGGTCGACCTGAACCTGGCCCAGGTCCTCGTCCAGAACCGCGTCGCGCTCGCCCTCCCTCAGCTCCCCGACGTCGTTCGCCAGACCGGCGTCACGACGAAGAAGCGTTCTCCCGACATCCTCCTGACGGTGAGCCTCAACTCGCCGGACGGCCGCTACGACCAGCTCTATCTCAGTAACTACGCGGTCCTGCGAATCAAAGATGAGCTCGCCCGGCTCCCGGGGATCTCGGAAGTCCTCGTCTTCGGACAGCGGGACTACAGCATGCGGGTCTGGGTCGACCCGGACAAGCTGGCGGTCCGCAACCTGGCGGTGAGCGACGTCATTGCCGCGATCCGCGAGCAGAACTTTCAGCCGGCGATCGGCCAGGTCGGTGCTCCCCCGACCCCCGGGAAACAGCTGCTCCAGATCCCGCTGACGATCAAGGGGCGGCTCGTCAGCGAAGAGGATTTCGGCAACATCGTCGTCCGCAACACACCCGACGGCCGGATCCTGCGGATCCGCGACATCGGGTACGCCGAGCTCAACGCCCGCTCGCAGGACATCAACAACCGCTTCGACGGAAAGCCGACCGTTGGGCTCGCGATCTGGCAGTTGCCGGACGCCAACGCCCTGGCGACCGCCGACTCGATCAAGTCGACGATGCAACAGCTCTCGGAACAGTTTCCGGAGGGGGTGGTCTACGAGATCGGATACGACACGACCCCGTTCATCCGGGAGTCGATCCACGAAGTCTTCAACGCCCTTCGCGACGCCATCCTGCTCGTCGCGCTCGTCGTGCTCGTCTTCCTCCAGGGATGGCGGGCGGCGGTCATTCCGCTGCTGGCGGTCCCGGTGGCGATCGTCGGAACCTTCGCGGCGATGTACTTCGTCGGGTTCAGTCTCAACAACCTGACGCTCTTCGGACTGGTGCTGGCGATCGGGATCGTCGTCGACGACGCCATCGTCGTCGTCGAGTCGGTCGAACATCACATCGAGAAGGGGTTGTCCCCCCGGCAGGCGGCCCTCAAGGCCATGGAGGAGGTCTCGGGCCCGGTCGTCGCCGTGGGACTCGTGCTGACGGCGGTGTTCGTTCCCTGCACGTTCATCTCGGGGATCGTCGGGCAGTTCTTCCGGCAGTTCGCCCTGACAATCGCCGTCTCGACCGTCCTGTCGACGATCAATTCGCTGACCCTCAGCCCCGCGCTGGCCGCCCTGCTCCTGCGGAAGCCCGGATCGCGGCGGGATCCGCTGACCTGGCTGCTCGACATGACGCTCGGCTGGCTGTTCCGGCTGTTCGATTTCGGCTTCCGGAAGACGACCTCTGTCTACACCCGCGCCGTGGGGGGCCTGCTGCGGGTGCCCGCGCTCGTCCTTGTCCTGTACGTCGGCCTCCTGGGGCTGACCGGCTGGGGCTACCGCCAGCTCCCGACCGGCTTTATCCCGTCGCAGGACAAGGGCTACCTGATCGCCAGCGTTCAGCTCCCGGACGCCTCCTCCGCGGTCCGGACCCGCGATGTCGTGGCCAAGATCGAACAGATCGCGATGGCGCACAAGGCGGTCAAGAACGTCAACTCGGTCGCCGGGAACTCGTTCATTCTGAGTGCCTACGGTTCGAACTTCGGGTCGATGTTCATCATCCTCAAGTCGTTCGACGAACGCCGCGGCGATCCTGAGCAGTACGCCGACGATGTGGCTGCCAAGCTCCGCGCGGATTACGCCAGACTGATCCCCGA of Planctomyces sp. SH-PL14 contains these proteins:
- a CDS encoding efflux RND transporter permease subunit; translated protein: MLSRFFIARPIFATVISILFTLAGGIAVFYLPIAQYPPVAPPTVQVDCNYPGASSKVVAETVAATIEQQVNGVQDMLYMSSQSTSDGSYTLTVTFKPGVDLNLAQVLVQNRVALALPQLPDVVRQTGVTTKKRSPDILLTVSLNSPDGRYDQLYLSNYAVLRIKDELARLPGISEVLVFGQRDYSMRVWVDPDKLAVRNLAVSDVIAAIREQNFQPAIGQVGAPPTPGKQLLQIPLTIKGRLVSEEDFGNIVVRNTPDGRILRIRDIGYAELNARSQDINNRFDGKPTVGLAIWQLPDANALATADSIKSTMQQLSEQFPEGVVYEIGYDTTPFIRESIHEVFNALRDAILLVALVVLVFLQGWRAAVIPLLAVPVAIVGTFAAMYFVGFSLNNLTLFGLVLAIGIVVDDAIVVVESVEHHIEKGLSPRQAALKAMEEVSGPVVAVGLVLTAVFVPCTFISGIVGQFFRQFALTIAVSTVLSTINSLTLSPALAALLLRKPGSRRDPLTWLLDMTLGWLFRLFDFGFRKTTSVYTRAVGGLLRVPALVLVLYVGLLGLTGWGYRQLPTGFIPSQDKGYLIASVQLPDASSAVRTRDVVAKIEQIAMAHKAVKNVNSVAGNSFILSAYGSNFGSMFIILKSFDERRGDPEQYADDVAAKLRADYARLIPEALVNVFPAPAVNGLGRAGGFKFMVEDRGDVGLLELQRETDNLVAKGNQVPGLVGLTTVYNAKSPVLFIDIDREQCEKQGVNLGNVFATLQGYLGSRYVNDFNRFGRTWQVVVQADARFRNEIEDVDHLQVRSVRGTMVPIGTLATVKLEAAPLVLTRYNMYPAAAINGATAKGFSTGQAIQALEGLSNRELATNVSYEWTELTYLERTTSDTGLIIFVLSVVFVFLVLAALYESWSLPLAVILVVPMCVLCSIAGVWWAGLDINVFTQIGFVVLVGLACKNAILIVEFAKLRRDEGVGRREATLHACELRLRPIVMTSFAFILGVVPLVIATGAGAEMRRALGITVFSGMLGVTAFGVVLTPVFFYVIDKLSESTFFGQSRLAKASDGMLDLLRLAPLRSLANLGWSKFKTVGLRAPRRGSRTSASANGATQAPASGTTNGAANGHAPAHPTSGKASAATPARPPQPRDTHRPTEDLQVTGHDPP